The following coding sequences are from one Dermacentor silvarum isolate Dsil-2018 chromosome 4, BIME_Dsil_1.4, whole genome shotgun sequence window:
- the LOC119448028 gene encoding uncharacterized protein LOC119448028: MKPTNAAVFCAMSLCAIAVAVRQAHPAIVMGGGSYGCNCPMLNVLAARQCCVTVGTCCLAAGMGIGGYGGHLGGVEYGYPIVSYAPIALRVHRTVLAHAPWAHGGLQLNIGAGLGR; encoded by the exons ATGAAGCCCACCAACGCAGCCGTTTTCTGCGCCATGTCGCTGTGTGCCATCGCCGTGGCTGTCCGCCAAGCACATCCAGCAATCGTCATGGGCGGCGGGTCGTACGGATGCAATTGCCCCATGCTGAACGTGTTGGCTGCAAG GCAATGTTGCGTCACGGTGGGGACTTGCTGTCTCGCGGCAGGGATGGGCATTGGAGGTTACGGCGGACATCTTGGCGGCGTCGAATACGGATACCCGATTGTCTCGTACGCTCCTATCGCATTGCGCGTGCACAGAACTGTCCTTGCTCACGCCCCATGGGCTCATGGCGGCCTGCAGCTCAACATTGGCGCTGGACTTGGAAGATGA